ACCACCTGGGCCACCTGCCAGTCGTCGGGCTCGCCCTGCTCCAGCAGCGGCACCGTCATCACCGCCGGCACCGCCGAGTGGCTGGTGACGGGGTGGACCGGGTCGACGGCCTTGACGGTGCGGGCCCGCCAGGCCAGGTCCTGGGTGATCTTGTCGATGATGAAGCGCTGCCAGTCGATGAAGTCGGTGTACGTCATCAGGGAGATGAAGCGGGGAGGCTCGACGGACTCCCAGCTGGAGAAGCGGCGGTACCAGGCGCGGTTGAGCCGGTCGATCTCACCGTAGCGAGCCTCGAGCCACTGCCGGAAGCGGCGCTTGGAGTGGTGGCAGTAGCAGAAGAGCGCCGGTTGGGGCAGGTAGTCGAAGTAGGCCCACTGAACGATGTGCGGCTCGCTCCACAGGTCGTAGGCCAGGAATCCTGGGTGGTCCTTGACGCGCCGCGCCACGGCCTGCATGAAGCGCTCGGCCGCCTGGCGCACACCCGGATGGTCGTAGCAGTAGCCGGGCGAACCCTGCGAGTCGATGGCCTGGCCGCCCTGCGAGACGTAGCGGCTGTCGGGGTACGCCTCCGCCAGCCAGTCGGGGGCGGAGTCGAGGTAGAGCTGCAGGATGACCCTCAGACCCAGCTCCTGGGCGAGCCTGAGCACCCGGTCCAGCGCCTCGAAGTCGTAGCGGCCCGGCTCGGGCTCCCCCGACGCCCAGTCGATCCAGGTCCGCACGGTGTTGAGACCCGACTCCTTGAGGTGGGTCAGGTCCCGCCGTACGATGGCCTCGCCGTCGGAGCCCAGGGGCTCGATCATGGTGGCACGAGACGGCCCTGCCGCGTACCAGGCGGCGATGGGCAGCAGGGGACGCTCAGGCTGCTGGGTGGCCACGCTGGCACCTCTCCCTTTCCTCGCCATGGCCTCCGTTTTCCGGAAGGAGCGGTGGAGACCAGGGGGAATTATCATGTTGATGTATCAACGTTACCTTTCGCTCTCGTCAGGAGTGCTCCTGCCGGGCCAGGAAACATGTTGGTGGAAGTCCAACCATCTAGAGCAACCGGGTGGGGAGGCGGAGCCGTGCCGAGCAAGGGGAGCCCCTCTGCAGCCGTCGAGAGGCGCCAGCCCTCCGCGGAGCCTCGGAGGGCCCCGGCCGTGACGGTGCGTGCACCGGGCCTGCGGGGCGGTCAGGCCCTCATCGGCGGGGATCGGCGCATCCCCCTCTACCACCGCATCCACGACCAGCTGCGCGACGACATCGAGTCCGGGCTGCTGAAGCCGGGCGACCGGATCCCGACGGAGGCGGAGCTGAGCGCTCGGTTCGGCGTCAGCCGCACCACGGTCAAGCAGGCCATCCAGCAGCTGGTCCACGCCGGCCTGGTCTACCGCGTCCAGGGCAAGGGCACCTTCGTGGGGCAGCCACGCATCCCGCGCCGGCTGGTGGGTCTCATCAGCTTCCACGAGGAGATGCGACAGCGCGGCTTCACCCCGGCCACCGAGCTCCTGGAGGCAGCCGTCGTGCCCGCCTCCCGGCACGTGGCCCGGGCCCTGGGCCTGCAGCCCGGAGCCCCGGTCCTGCGGCTGACGCGCCGCCGGCTGGCCGACGCGGAGCCCATCGCCCTGCAGACCCACTACCTGCCGGGCGAGATGGCGGAGCTGGCGGAGGACCCCCAGGTGGCCACCGGCTCGCTCTACGAGGCCATGGAGCGCCGGCTGGGGCGCCGGCCGTCGGTGGGGCGGGAGGAGTACACGGCCGTGGTCGTGTCGGGAGAGGATGCCCGGCGCCTGGGCGTGCCCGACCACAGCCCGGCGCTGGCCGTTCGGCGCTACGCGAGCCTCTCCGACGGCCAGCCCGTCGAGTACACGGAGTCGCTCTTGCGCGCGGACCGCTACACCCTCCACGTCGAGCTGAAGGACGAGCGCTGAGATGACGACGTGGCCGCAGGCCGTCGCTGCCATCGCCGCCGAGCCCGACCGGGAGCGCCTGGTGCTGGGCGCCATGTCGGGCACCTCGTCAGACGGCGTCACGGTCGCTCTCATCCGCACCCGGGGTCGTGGGATCGAGCGGTGGGCCCAGCTCGTGGCGTACCGCACGGACTCCTATCCGGAGGGGCTCCGCCGACGGATCTTCGAGCTGTACCCGCCGGGGCGCTTCGAGGCCGCCACCTTGCTGCGGGCTGCCCTGGAGCTGGCCGATGCCTTCGCGCAGTCGGCGCTGGCACTGCTGAGGGATGCCGGTGTGGCGCCCGGCGAGGTGCACCTGCTGAGCGCGCAAGGGCCCATCGTCTACTACCAGCCGCCCGACCCCGCCACCGGGGCGAGGGGAGGCGTCCTGGAGCTGATGGAGCCGGCCCGCCTGGCCGAGGCGACCGGGATCCCGGTGCTGTGCGACCTGCGCTCGGCCGACCTGGCCGCCGGGGGCGCCGGCGCCCCCTTGAGCGTCTTCGGCGACTTCGTGCTCTTCCGCCATCCCGAGAGGGGCCGCATCATCCAGAACATCGGGGGCATCGCCAACCCCACGGTGATCCCGGCGGGCGCCGGCTGGGAGGATCTCCTCTGCTTCGACACGGGCCCCGGCAACGTCCTCATCGACGCGGTGGTGAGTGCGATCACCGACGCCGTCGAGGCCTACGACCGCGACGGGGTGCGGGCGGCGAGGGGCCGAGTCGACCTCGAGCTCCTGGCCGAGCTGATGGCGCACCCCTACATCCACCGGGCGCCGCCCAAGACCACGGGGCGCGAGGTCTTCGGCGTCCCCTTCGCCCGGGACGTCCTGGCAAGGGGGAGGCGCCGGGGGCTGGGCGACGACGACGTGGTGGCGACGGTCACGGCCTTCACCGCCGAGTCCATCGCCTTCAACTACCGCCAGCACGTCCTGCCGCGCTGGCGCATCGACGAGGTTTACCTGACCGGTGGCGGCGCGTCCAACCCGACCTTGGTGCGCATGCTGCGCGACCGTCTGCCGGAGCTCGAGGTGCGGCCCATCGAGGATCTGGGGATGCCCTCCCAGGCGCGCGAGGCGGCCATCTGGGCCGTGCTGGGCGACGAGAGCCTGCTGGGCCTGCCGTCCAACGTTCCCGCCACCAGCGGAGCCCGCCGTCCGGCCATCCTGGGCAAGTGGGTCCCCGGCCCGCGGTGGCTGCCGGGCCGCTGAGGCGCGGCCCGTCCTGGGGCTCCCATCCCCGCGAGTGGCTGGCGGCCCC
This genomic interval from Limnochorda sp. LNt contains the following:
- a CDS encoding GntR family transcriptional regulator, encoding MTVRAPGLRGGQALIGGDRRIPLYHRIHDQLRDDIESGLLKPGDRIPTEAELSARFGVSRTTVKQAIQQLVHAGLVYRVQGKGTFVGQPRIPRRLVGLISFHEEMRQRGFTPATELLEAAVVPASRHVARALGLQPGAPVLRLTRRRLADAEPIALQTHYLPGEMAELAEDPQVATGSLYEAMERRLGRRPSVGREEYTAVVVSGEDARRLGVPDHSPALAVRRYASLSDGQPVEYTESLLRADRYTLHVELKDER
- a CDS encoding anhydro-N-acetylmuramic acid kinase; amino-acid sequence: MTTWPQAVAAIAAEPDRERLVLGAMSGTSSDGVTVALIRTRGRGIERWAQLVAYRTDSYPEGLRRRIFELYPPGRFEAATLLRAALELADAFAQSALALLRDAGVAPGEVHLLSAQGPIVYYQPPDPATGARGGVLELMEPARLAEATGIPVLCDLRSADLAAGGAGAPLSVFGDFVLFRHPERGRIIQNIGGIANPTVIPAGAGWEDLLCFDTGPGNVLIDAVVSAITDAVEAYDRDGVRAARGRVDLELLAELMAHPYIHRAPPKTTGREVFGVPFARDVLARGRRRGLGDDDVVATVTAFTAESIAFNYRQHVLPRWRIDEVYLTGGGASNPTLVRMLRDRLPELEVRPIEDLGMPSQAREAAIWAVLGDESLLGLPSNVPATSGARRPAILGKWVPGPRWLPGR